Within the Opitutaceae bacterium genome, the region TCAAGGAATGTATCAATTGAGTCTCCTGATTCCAGGTAGTCGGTGAGGTTCTTTAAGGGAACCCGGGTTCCGGCAAAAACGGGTGTGCCAGCAAGAATCTCCGGATCTGAGACGATCGTCCTCGATTTCATGGTTCAAACTATGCCCAGGTTTCCTGCTGGACGCAACGGCAAGACCATGCTGCAGGGGGATTAGTCGCTGAAATCTATTGCTTGGCCCAGCGCTTCGGCCGCCGCGGCTTCCTCCGCGAGCTTCTTCGACGTACCCCGACCGGTGCCCATGGGCCGGTCGTTGATGAAGACAGTCGCCTCATATTCCCGGGCGTGGTCCTCGCCCGCCACGTGGTGACTTTCGTAACGGAGCGCCTGGTTGCCAAAGCGGGGTTGCACCCGCTCCTGGAGGCGGCCCTTGGGATTATCGACCGGCTGTGTGGTGGCCAAACGCTCCTCCAAGTTGCCGAACCACCCCAGCACCACCTCCCGTGCTCGGTCG harbors:
- a CDS encoding DUF433 domain-containing protein, which translates into the protein MKSRTIVSDPEILAGTPVFAGTRVPLKNLTDYLESGDSIDTFLEDFPSVQRAQIIEFLEEARSLVAAGTP